A region of Moorena producens PAL-8-15-08-1 DNA encodes the following proteins:
- a CDS encoding AAA-like domain-containing protein, with translation MTTATVRRNPYIVGSAISDPKSFFGRETLIQFVEDNLNQGERVILLHGQRRIGKSSVLLQIPNLVQSEQFVFIYFDLQDKGHLALSNVLYLLAETIINHLINHLKLDLDYGKLPTEADLASNPSILSQNFLPEIYQGLEEKTIVLMLDEFDVLNNYDPTSSVQTFFPYLQSLLSQHEQLVIIPVIGRQPDDLTKLLSLFRRAPTYKIALLSLQDTEKLITEPAKGSLVYSQDSIQAIIDLSAGHPYFTQLLCYALFVRARTEQKQQITPGDVEAVVDQAIELGGGGLGWFREGLPIPERVIFSAVAEAQKRADLRDDQFIQEPLVILKQYGVVETKSLIQAESQLLEWDFLDFAQGLNLLSDTADSYRVKIELVRRWLVKQHPLQREIWELEKLEPAADSVYQSATDLQGYKLLKNAIPLYEQALSINPNYFKALFELAEGYLETRDFSKAVALYKRAYQIDSNRVEEDYVRSLQGYGLDLMTQRKFELAKEQFASILIIQPDNGLAQEKLQEIETYQERLHLPGLDFSKFFRVLNPSKTINVGNPEEQRYYIDFSSVRGNQFKSLLRTITRLSPDEPTCQLFTGHIGCGKTTELLRLKAELEEQGFHTVYFESSQDIDMADVAVTDILLCIARHISEDLEQAGINIKPGGLFRKIISEAFDILQKEIALGGETWAAFTLPIGIGKITDQAKNSRNFRSLLIEYLEPRLSSLIEAINIDLIQPGIEDLKRRGKEGLVVIVDNLDRVMDRLMPTGRNQQEYLFIDRAEQLKQLNCHVVYTMPLALTFSKEFEKLRNYFGTDPEVLSMLPVRLRDGRECHEGMALMRQVILARAFPNLPPEERLNTISAVFDSPATLDRLCAISGGHVRNLLVLLRNCLRQEEPPLSRTCLENVIKQRGNELIRAITDDEWALLTQVAKHKNVRVKEEYQILLRSWLVLEYHYQGERWFDINPVLREAEEFKARSS, from the coding sequence ATGACCACAGCAACAGTTCGGAGAAATCCTTATATTGTTGGATCAGCTATCTCTGATCCAAAGTCCTTCTTTGGCAGGGAAACCTTGATCCAATTTGTCGAGGATAATTTAAACCAGGGTGAAAGGGTTATCCTGTTGCATGGTCAAAGACGGATTGGTAAATCATCGGTTCTTTTACAGATTCCCAACCTTGTTCAATCGGAGCAATTTGTCTTCATTTATTTTGATCTTCAAGACAAAGGGCACTTAGCCCTCAGCAATGTATTGTATCTCCTGGCTGAGACAATTATCAATCACCTTATCAATCACCTTAAGCTAGACTTGGACTATGGTAAACTACCAACTGAAGCAGATTTAGCAAGCAATCCCAGTATCTTATCCCAGAATTTTTTGCCTGAAATTTATCAGGGTTTAGAGGAAAAGACTATAGTACTAATGTTGGACGAGTTTGATGTCTTAAATAACTATGATCCAACTTCTTCAGTTCAAACCTTTTTTCCTTATTTACAATCTCTGTTAAGTCAACATGAGCAACTGGTGATCATCCCAGTGATAGGGCGTCAGCCAGATGATCTAACAAAGCTACTGAGCTTATTCAGAAGAGCACCAACCTATAAAATTGCCTTACTTAGTCTCCAAGATACGGAAAAATTGATTACTGAGCCAGCCAAAGGGTCGTTAGTCTATAGCCAGGATTCAATTCAAGCAATTATTGACTTGTCCGCAGGGCATCCCTATTTCACTCAATTGCTTTGTTATGCACTGTTTGTACGAGCCAGAACTGAACAGAAGCAGCAGATTACTCCTGGAGATGTTGAAGCAGTTGTGGATCAGGCCATTGAACTTGGTGGGGGAGGATTGGGCTGGTTTCGAGAAGGGCTGCCAATCCCGGAACGGGTAATATTTTCAGCAGTGGCAGAAGCCCAGAAAAGAGCTGATTTAAGAGACGATCAGTTTATCCAAGAACCATTGGTGATTCTGAAACAGTATGGGGTTGTTGAAACCAAGTCATTAATACAGGCGGAGAGCCAACTGCTTGAATGGGATTTTTTGGATTTTGCACAAGGATTAAATTTATTATCAGACACTGCTGATAGCTATCGGGTGAAAATTGAATTGGTACGTCGTTGGTTAGTCAAGCAACATCCTCTCCAACGAGAGATTTGGGAATTGGAAAAGCTTGAACCAGCAGCCGATAGCGTCTACCAATCAGCTACTGATTTACAGGGCTACAAGTTGTTGAAAAATGCAATTCCCCTTTATGAGCAAGCGTTGTCAATCAATCCCAACTACTTCAAGGCTCTGTTTGAACTAGCTGAGGGATATTTGGAAACCCGAGATTTTAGTAAAGCAGTGGCGCTTTACAAACGAGCCTATCAGATTGATTCAAATCGTGTAGAAGAAGACTATGTGCGATCGCTCCAAGGTTACGGCCTAGATTTAATGACTCAACGAAAGTTTGAACTGGCCAAGGAGCAGTTCGCATCAATATTGATAATTCAACCTGACAATGGGTTAGCTCAGGAGAAACTACAAGAAATTGAAACCTATCAAGAAAGATTACATCTGCCAGGTTTAGATTTTAGCAAATTTTTCAGAGTTTTAAATCCTTCAAAAACAATTAACGTAGGGAATCCTGAGGAGCAGAGATACTATATAGATTTTTCTTCGGTGCGTGGCAACCAGTTTAAGAGTTTGCTGCGGACGATTACTCGCCTTTCACCAGATGAACCAACCTGTCAACTTTTTACAGGTCATATTGGCTGCGGCAAAACTACAGAATTGTTGAGACTTAAGGCGGAACTGGAAGAACAAGGATTTCATACCGTTTACTTTGAGTCTAGTCAAGATATTGACATGGCAGATGTTGCTGTGACTGATATATTGTTATGTATTGCCCGTCACATTAGTGAGGACTTGGAGCAAGCCGGTATTAACATAAAACCGGGAGGATTATTTAGAAAAATTATTTCAGAAGCTTTTGATATTCTGCAAAAAGAAATAGCTTTAGGAGGTGAAACATGGGCTGCTTTTACTTTACCTATTGGTATTGGTAAAATCACTGATCAAGCTAAAAATAGTCGTAATTTTCGCAGTCTGCTAATAGAGTATCTAGAGCCACGTCTAAGTAGTCTGATCGAAGCCATCAATATTGATCTAATACAGCCTGGGATAGAAGACTTAAAACGAAGGGGAAAGGAAGGGCTAGTGGTAATTGTTGATAATCTTGACCGAGTGATGGATAGGCTAATGCCTACAGGGCGTAATCAACAAGAGTATCTGTTTATCGATCGAGCAGAGCAGTTGAAGCAGCTAAATTGCCATGTAGTTTATACCATGCCATTGGCATTAACCTTCTCAAAAGAGTTTGAAAAGCTCAGAAATTACTTTGGAACAGATCCCGAAGTTTTATCGATGCTTCCAGTAAGACTACGAGATGGTAGGGAATGTCATGAAGGAATGGCACTAATGCGACAAGTGATTTTAGCAAGAGCATTTCCTAACCTTCCTCCAGAGGAAAGGCTTAACACAATCTCAGCAGTTTTTGATAGTCCTGCAACTCTGGATCGACTGTGTGCAATTAGTGGTGGTCATGTACGCAACTTGCTAGTACTTCTCCGCAATTGTCTTCGGCAAGAAGAGCCACCTTTATCCCGAACGTGTTTGGAAAACGTGATTAAGCAAAGAGGTAATGAATTAATTCGAGCGATTACTGATGATGAGTGGGCGTTATTGACCCAGGTGGCAAAACATAAAAATGTAAGAGTAAAGGAAGAGTATCAAATCCTACTTAGGAGCTGGTTAGTCTTAGAATATCACTATCAGGGTGAGCGCTGGTTTGATATTAATCCTGTGTTAAGAGAAGCAGAGGAATTCAAAGCAAGAAGTAGTTAA
- a CDS encoding AAA family ATPase → MAQNPFTVGQAVSPERFVGRESQIEIAFDQISSRGNLAVWGGPGIGKTSFLELLTSPDVWHLQGQDPEAAVIVLLNCLSIQPFHADSFWRQILTEIKSQLDSNSPLQTDIDPLLDQDNVTSSHLRQLLRKLGEYDKFLLLLVDDYDVALRTNDGYQEADIEAFVNECRSIANSGIERKYISMIVASSRRLSELGPQLTPDKSPWYNHYLFQPLKPFTDSEVAALLLGMPITPALREGIREIADGNPALLQNAGYLLYQELRANRVPDPKTFARDFLSATEQFFKATWELCNDLEKILLMLIALYSLEGRLSDQRYALRGIETIFSQKEIELNTLETRGIIKREEQAGKATYSFASSLMEWWVIKNIQNSTETELQDRQKVFLNLMSHKQAEKVKDIIRLMWKNKDEVPSIFEWIGKVIAAIPKGAIKS, encoded by the coding sequence ATGGCACAAAATCCCTTTACTGTAGGACAAGCCGTTTCCCCAGAACGCTTTGTGGGACGAGAGTCTCAGATTGAAATAGCATTCGATCAAATCTCTAGTCGTGGTAATCTGGCAGTTTGGGGTGGACCTGGAATTGGCAAGACTTCCTTCTTAGAATTATTGACCTCACCTGACGTCTGGCACCTACAAGGCCAAGATCCAGAAGCAGCTGTAATTGTACTTCTAAATTGCCTAAGTATTCAACCGTTTCATGCTGATAGCTTCTGGCGGCAAATCTTGACCGAGATAAAAAGTCAACTGGATAGTAATTCACCGCTACAGACTGATATTGACCCATTACTTGATCAAGACAACGTCACTTCAAGTCATTTACGGCAGCTATTACGTAAGCTTGGAGAATACGACAAATTTTTACTATTGCTAGTGGATGACTACGATGTTGCTTTGCGTACAAACGACGGTTACCAGGAAGCTGATATTGAAGCCTTTGTGAATGAATGTCGCAGCATTGCGAATTCTGGTATCGAAAGGAAATATATTTCAATGATTGTAGCATCGTCTCGACGTCTGAGTGAATTGGGACCTCAACTCACCCCAGATAAATCGCCTTGGTATAACCACTATTTATTTCAACCACTCAAGCCATTTACGGATAGCGAAGTGGCTGCCCTACTACTGGGTATGCCAATCACACCAGCGTTACGAGAGGGAATTCGGGAAATTGCTGATGGCAATCCTGCCTTGCTACAGAATGCTGGTTATCTTCTCTATCAAGAATTGCGAGCTAATCGGGTACCTGATCCTAAGACCTTTGCCAGAGATTTTCTAAGTGCAACTGAACAGTTTTTTAAAGCTACCTGGGAGCTTTGCAATGACCTAGAGAAGATTTTACTGATGCTAATTGCTTTGTACAGCCTAGAAGGTCGATTATCCGATCAGCGCTATGCTCTGAGGGGCATTGAGACTATTTTTAGCCAAAAAGAGATAGAGCTGAATACCTTAGAAACGAGAGGAATCATAAAACGAGAAGAACAAGCCGGTAAAGCGACTTACTCCTTTGCGTCATCACTAATGGAGTGGTGGGTGATTAAAAACATTCAAAACAGTACCGAAACCGAATTACAAGATCGTCAGAAGGTATTTCTTAACCTGATGAGTCATAAGCAAGCAGAAAAAGTTAAAGATATCATTCGTTTAATGTGGAAAAATAAAGATGAAGTGCCATCTATCTTTGAATGGATTGGGAAGGTCATAGCTGCTATCCCGAAAGGAGCAATTAAAAGCTAA